The Anaerotignum propionicum DSM 1682 sequence GTAGTACCCGACGGGAACCGTACCCGTTATCCAGATGGGCTGTATTTTTGTACAGTGAGCGAGTGGACGAATTATCGTCAATTTGGGTGGTATCGCAGGATTTTCTAAGTCTTGTCCCATGTATTATGGGATAGGACTTTTTTTATTAGGAAAATTCCTCGCCTTAAGGGTTACATAGTTTAGATTAGACGAGATTAGATTGAAATTAGACATGAAGAGGGAGTGTATGAGTATGAAAAAATTTTTAGCATTTACAATGGCAACGATAATGAGTTTGGTGGCACTTTCTGGTTGCGGAAGCAGTAGTCCTCAACCCGGTAAAGATAGTGCAAGTGGAAATGTCCCTGTCATTGGTATTTCTCAGTATGGTCAGCATGCATCATTAGATAACTGTAGAGAGGGATTTTTGCAAGGTCTTGAGGAGAGTGGTTTGGTAGAAGGCAAAGATTTTACTGTCGACTATCAGAATGCCGGCTTTGATGATAACATTACAACACAAATTGCGCAGAATTTTTCGGCAAATAATGTGGCTTTGATGTGTGCAATTGCAACACCTTCAGCAACTGCCTGTTTTGCAGCAGCAGAGGATAAAAATATTCCTGTTATATTTACAGCAATTACAGACCCTGTAAAGGCGAAATTAGATAAAGGTAACATTACCGGAACAAGCGATAAACTTCCTATTGAGGCACAGCTTGAACTGATTCGTACACTACAACCTGATGCAAAAACAATTGGCATTCTTTATACAACAAGCGAGCCAAACTCCGTATCTGCAATTGCAGAGTATCAGGAAAAAGGCCCTTCCTATGGATTTACTATTGAAACCATTGGTGTTACTCAGCAGGCAGAGGTTTTACAGGCCGCTGACAATATGATTGCCAAGGGTGTGGATTGTATTTCAAATTTGACAGATAATAATGTGGTAGGTGTATTGCCTTCTATTTTAGAAAAAACAAACGAAGCAGGTATTCCTGTTTATGGTAGCGAAATTGAGCAGGTAAAGATTGGTTGTGTAGCTTCCGCCGGAATTGATTATGTTTTGTTAGGAAAACAGACGGGTGCAATGGCAGCAAAAATTTTAAAAGGTGAAGCCAAAGCTGAGGAATTGCCTTATGAAACAATCACAAGCTTCGACACTTATATTAACTCTAAGGCTTTGGCAGATATGGGTATGAAAATCCCCGCTGACATTGCAGAAAAGGCAATTGAAGCTGCAAATTAACCCGTAACTTTGATGGGTCAAGGTGATAGAAAGAGGTTTATAAAATGGTTTTTGTTGATTTGTTGATTAGTACACTGACACAGGGATTTATTTATGCATTGTTATCCTATGGTGTTTTTATTACCTATAAAATATTGGATTTTCCTGACTTAACTGTGGATGGCAGCTTCCCTTTGGGAGCGGCTATCACAGGAGTGCTCTTGATTCATGGAGTGAATCCTTTTTTGGTACTTTTAATCTCTGCGGCTATTGGAGCGCTAGCAGGTTTTATAACAGGATATATCCACGTTAGATTGGGTGTTAGAGATTTGCTTGCGGGGATTATAACAATGACAGCCTTATTCTCCATTAATTTGCAAATTGCCGGTTCAAATCTTGCAGTTGGTCGGGATATTGACACGATTTTCAATGCAGCTCCTATTATGGCAATGCTAGGTTCAATGCCCTTAATGATGCGAAAATTTATTGTTTCTTTGATTTTAGCTCTAGTTGTAAAGCTTCTTTTGGATTTATATCTAAAGACAAAGAGCGGATTGCTTTTGCGGGCAGTGGGAGATAACAGTACTTTGGTTACGACTTTGGCAAAGGATAAAGGCACAACAAAAATTTTAGGACTTGTAATAGCAAATGCACTGGTCGCCCTTTGTGGTAGTGTAGTTTGTCAAGAACAAAGATCATTTTCCAGCACAATGGGAACGGGGCAGGTTGTATTCGGCTTGGCGACCGTTATTATTGGTACCACTTTGTTCCGTCGTTTTGGTTTTGTGAAGGGAACAACAGCAGTTCTGACAGGTAGTATTTTTTACAAAATTTGCATTCAGGTTGCTATAAGCTTGGGGCTTCCTGCAAACCTTTTAAAATTGGCTATGGCTGTGCTGTTCTTAGTTATTCTGGTTTTGGGCGACAGAAAGAAAGGCGGTGCAGAACATGCTTGAGTTGAAAAATATCACAAAAATTTATAACCCGGGTCAAGTTACAGAAATGTGCTTATTTGATAAGTTTAACCTTACTGTGGGTGATGGGCAGTTTGTTTCTATTGTGGGTAGTAATGGCAGTGGAAAAACCTCTATGCTGAATATTATTTGTGGCAGTATCCCCATTGAGGGTGGGGAAGTACTGGTTGGTGGAAAAGATATTGCAAAGATGAAGGATTTTCAGCGCTATCGCTCCATTGGCCGTGTGTATCAGAACCCATCTATGGGCACTTGCCCGAACTTAACCATGCTGGAGAATATGTCTTTGGCGGATAATAAAGGGAAAACATTTGGACTGTCTTTTGGAATCAATAAAGCAAGAGAGAATTTTTATAAAGAACAGCTCTCTATTTTAGGCCTTGGTTTGGAGAATAAAATGGATGTGAAGGTTGGAGCGCTCTCCGGTGGACAACGACAAGCCGCCGCTCTGATTATGTCAACATTAACCCCCATAGAGTTTTTAATTTTGGATGAGCATACAGCTGCATTAGATCCAAAAACGGCAGAAATCATTATGGATTTAACGGCGAAGGTAGTGAAAGAAAAAAATTTGACTGCTATGATGGTTACTCATAACTTAAGATACGCCGTTGAGTATGGAAATCGCCTGGTTATGATGGATAAGGGCGGTATGGTTATGGATTTGATGGAGGAAGAAAAGAGTAAGTTAAAAGTGCAGGACATTTTGGATGTATTTACTTCAATCAGTATTGAGTGCGGCAATTAAGCCGTACTTTTCTTTTGATGAAAGAGCTGAATTGCTAATAAAAAAAGCAATTTCTTAAACTTAAATTTATGTTGGGGGGCAATAAGACTTTTGAGGACAAAATTCTTAAATCAGAAATTGCGGTAATTATTCCTCACTTTTTCTGCCTTATCAGATTTAATCTCTAAAAAATAGAGAATAGATCATAAGTATAAAAAAATGACAACCACTTTTCATGGTTGTCAAAATGAATATAAGCTTACAAAGCAAATCCTTGGAACTATAAAAGCCAAGTAAATCATTATTTCTTAAAAAATCCCTATAAGTGACTTTTTCGCTTTCCCGCCTCTTTTTCAAGATATTCCTGCGCCATACTATCCAAGGTTGTATTATCCACCACCTCATCCAGGGCATCCTTCATTCGTCTCCACAAAGAAAGGGAAACACAGTTATCTGAATTTGGGCAGGTAGGAGAATCAACGCAAGCCACAGGAGAAAGGGAGCCCTCTAAAACTTGTAAAATCTCGCCTACTGAAATGTCTTTGGGGCTTCTTGAAAGGGTATATCCCCCTTGTGCACCTCGAAAGCTTTTTACCAAATCCGCCTTCGTCAGGGGATTGATGATTTGTTCCAAATATTTTTCAGAAATTTCTTGTTCCTTTGCAATGTTTTTTAAAGAAAGTGTTCCTTTTTCGTAATTAATTGCCAAAGAGAGCATTAAACGAATTCCGTAACGCCCTTTGGTTGAAATTTTCATGAATACACCTCTATTCTTCTTCCCAACCTTTGCAGATATCAACCCAGTTCACACATTTTCCGTACTGAAATAATTCATCACAGGTAAATTCAATGGCGGAGTTACTGCTGCCGGCGGCGGGAAAAACTGTTTCAAAACGTTTCATTGAGATATCTGCATAGGCCTTAGTCCCTTCAGGCAGAGCAAAAGGGCAAACGCCACCTACAGCATGTCCAGTGGCTTCTAAGGTTTCTTCGGGTGATAACATTTTGGCCTTTAATCCGAAGCTATCCTTAAATTTTCTATTATCAATTTTGGCATCGCCTGCAACAGCAACGACGATAGGGCCATCTTTTGACATTAAACATAGTGTTTTAGATATACGCGCGGGGATTACTCCAGCTGCCTGCGCCGCCAAATCAACGGTGGCACTGGAAGTTTCAAATACCAAAATTTCTTTAGGGCAGTTCAGTTCTTGTAAGTATGCCCGAACTTTTTCAATTGACATGATAGGTCCAGCTCCTTTTTAAGGAAATTATAAATTTTTACATTTTTTAAATCATAGCAGAAAAAAGGGGATTGTGCAAGGCAACAGAAGGAATAAAGCCCTTGTTGATAAATAAAATGCAGTAAATCAGTCTAAATTGAATAAAATACTTGAAAAGTTTTCTCTAGAGTAAAGTATATAGTTTTTCAGTGCAACCATCAAATATATTGGTTTTCGTAGAACAAATTTTTAAAAAAAGAATACCATTTAACTTTATTTCGGAAATAAAGTTTTTTAACAAAGAGAGCGCTGGTTTAAACTGAAGTAATATGGGCAGAAATTGGATTAGTAAAGAGTGAAATTACTTAGACATGTTTCTTTAATGCCAATGGCGTATGATATAATTTTCCAAAGGTAAAAATAGTCTAATTGAAATATTTCTTTTTCTAAAGTTTTGAAAAGAAGTCACTGGTTTTCTCCCTTGCCTTGACGAGTTATAAGCAAAATGCTATACTCAAAATCGAGTTATTCCTATTAGTTACTGAGGAGAAAACTGTAACGAAACGAGGAGAAAATATGATACGTAATATTTTAGAATATTTAGAAGCAACAGCCACAAAATTTCCTGAAAAAATAGCCTTTACGGGTAAAGAGGAAGCCCTTACCTTTCAGGAACTTTTGATTCTAAGCAAAAGAATCGGAACTTTTCTATTAAGATATGGAAAAAGGAATGCACCGGTGGCGGTTATGATGGAAAAAACACCAAAATCAGTAGCGGCCTTTTTAGGCTGTGTTTTCAGTGGGAATTTTTATACCCCTATAGATTCCACAATGCCTAAGGAACGTATTTTATCTATTTTTCAAACATTACAGCCCCAGGTGCTTTTGATTGATGAAAAAAGCAAAAAGGCTGCAGAGTATTTAGAATATGCAGGCGAAACAGTGGTGTTTGAAGAAATAGCTACTACAGAGGTGGCGGAAGAAGCATTGGCTAAGATTCGAAAATCTGCCATAGATGCTGATCCCCTTTATGCTTTGTTTACCTCCGGCTCAACAGGGGTACCCAAAGGCGTTATTATTACCCATCATTCCGTTATCAACCTGACAGAATGGTATACGGAGACCTTTGATATTACCGAGAAAGAAACCATTGGAAATCAAGCACCCTTTTATTTTGATTCTTCTGTAAAAGATATTTATGCTGTTTTAAAAACAGGGGCGACTATGGAAATCATTCCGAAGCAGCTATTTTCTTTTCCCATAAAGCTGATGGAGTATTTGGAGGAAAAGAAAATAAATTATGTGGATTGGGTACCCTCTGCTTTTTGCATAGTGGCAAATACGGGAACGTTGGAAAAAATTGCGCCTCAGTGCTTGAAAAAAATTGCTTTTTGCGGTGAAATTATGCCTACAAAGCAGTATAATATGTGGAGGAAAAAATATCCCCAAGCAGTATTTGCCAATATCTATGGTCCTACGGAGGCAACGGTGGATTGTACCTATTATATTGTTGATAGAGAATTTGCCGATGACGAACCTTTGCCCATAGGATATCCTTGCAGAAATACAGATATCTTTATTCTAAACGGAGACCGTTTGGCTAAGGAAGGGGAAACAGGAGAGCTTTGTATCCGTGGCAGATGTCTTGCGCCAGGGTATTATAACAACCCCGAAAAAACCGAGGAGGCATTTATCCAAAATCCCCTAAACCTTCACTACCCGGAAAAAATATATAAAACCGGGGATATAGCAAAGTATAATGAATATGGCGAGATTATTTTTTTGGCAAGAAAAGACCATCAAATAAAGCATATGGGTCACCGCATCGAGTTGGGCGAGATTGAAGCGGCAGTAAATTCCATTGATTTAGTGAAAAACGGTGCCTGCATATATGATAGTGAAACCCAAAAAATCATATTATTTTATTGCGGTAGTGAGGCAACACAAAGCTATATTTTAAAAAAGCTAAAGGATAAGGTGCCTAAGTATATGTTTCCCAATGTGATGCTCCAGTTAGAGGAGATGCCACATACTTTAAACGGAAAAATAGACAGGCTGCGCCTAAAGGAGTATTATGATAGAAAAAATGATTGATGGCTGGGCTTTTTGGCAGGAAATTGCCAAGAGACTTTCAAAGGGACAGAGAACAAACTTCTTCTTTTCTGAGGAAGAGGTGCTTCTGTTGGTGCAACAAGAAAAATTCAGTCGTTTTGATTTTGCTGACAGTGCTTATTTTTTTCTAAAAGAAGATCAATTTTACCGCCTTTTTTATTTTTTAGATAAGGAAAATAGTCCTGAGGTATTGCCTGCTTTTGCTGAACCGATTATACTGGAAGAAGTGCTTTTGGCAAATAAGGAACGGCTTCCCTCTCAGGATGATTGGGAAAAAGTGGGTTTTCAGGCATATTTAGAACGTAAACGGATGTATATCATGTCCAAAAACGTTATAATGGAAGAAAGGAAGATAACCTTTGCTAGGGAAAATTTGCTGGAGGATATTTTTCAGCTGATGCTTGAAAGTTTTGAGCCTTTTTCCTCTGCATTGCCCACAAAGGAGGCACTCCTTGCAGATATTTTAAATCAGAGAGTATTGGTTTCATTGCAAAACCAAAAGCTACTGGGTTTTTTGCATTTTGGAGAGATGAAGCAGGGGAGTATGCTCTGGCATATTGCGGTGAAGCCCGAAGCAAGGGGCTTGGGGGTTGGAGAAGGGCTTGTGCGGGACTGGTTATTTGTGCAGAAAGATATTGCCAAGAAGTTTTTCCTATGGGTAAGAACGGACAACCTTTCCGCTTTACGAATGTATGATAAGTTCGGGTTTTTGCCTGATGGCAGGTTAGCACCCGTAATGATAAAAACCACATAAGAGAGGATAATGCAGAGATGGAAACACTTTTGAAAATTTTAGCTGAATTAAGACCGGACGTTGATTTTGAGGGAAATAAGGAATTGGTGGACAGCGGTGAGTTGGATTCCTTTGACATCGTTTCTTTGGTTGGTGAATTATGTGAAGCTTATGAAATTGAGATAGGCGCTGAGGACATTGTTCCTGAAAATTTCAATTCTGTTGAAGCAATTATGGCTTTGGTGGAAAGATTGCAGGAAGATTGATTTTAAGGAGATTGGGTTATGGCTTTTACTTCGGTACAATTTGTGGTTTTCCTGGTTTTGGCGGCCACGTTATATTTCCTAACCCCGAAGCGTTACCGTTGGGTAACGCTTTTGATTGTTAATTATGTTTTTTATTTTTTTGCAGGGGCAGGATACTTTCTTTATTTGCTGGCAACAACAATAACAATATTTCTCGGAGGACTTAAGCTGGGCAATATGTCCGCTAAAAATAAGGCGGATTTTGCGGCAATAAAGGGAACATTAGATAAAGAACAAAAAAAAGCATGGAAAGCCAATTTTATAAAAAGGAAACGGGCTGTTTTAATTCCAACCATGCTTTTTAACCTTGGTATTTTGGCAGTATTAAAATATTCAGGTTTTGTTGGCGGTAATTTAAATGCTTTGTTTGGGCGCTTTTCCATTAATTTGGAAATGCCTGTCTACAGCTTTTTATTGCCTTTGGGAATTTCTTTTTATACCTTTCAATCAGTAGGGTATTTGATTGATGTTTATCGGGAAAAATATGAACCAGAGCGTAATTTAGCACAGTTTGCTTTGTTTATATCCTTTTTCCCCCAGATTGTGCAAGGACCCATTGGCAGATATAATGATCTGGCGGAACAGCTTTATCGACCCAACAGCTTTTCTTATGAAAGGGTAAAGTTTGGCGTGCAGTTGATGCTATGGGGTGCTTTTAAAAAGCTTGTGATTGCAGATCGGGCAAAGGTGATTGTGGATACGGTTTTTGGATATCCGGAAACCTTTGGTGGTACTTATGTTGCGGTAGCGGCTTTGGTTTACTGCATTCAGCTTTATGGAGATTTCTCCGGCGGTATTGATATTGCCACGGGGGCTGCTCAGGTATTGGGTATTCAATTAGAAAAGAACTTTGAGAGGCCTTATTTGGCAACCAGTATTCCTGATTTTTGGCGTAGATGGCACATTACCTTGGGTGCATGGTTTCGAGATTATGTTTTTTATCCCCTTTCTTTATCAAAATTTTTTACAAAGGTGGGAAAAAAGGGACGTCAGCTTTTTGGAAATTATATTGGTAAATTATTACCTGTTTTGATTCCCCAGTTTATCATTTTCTTCCTCATTGGTATTTGGCATGGGGCAGAATGGAAATATATTGCCTTTGGTTTTTACAATGGCACACTGATCGTTTTAGGAATTTTGTTTGATCAGCCATTGAAAAAATTGATACAAAAATTTGAAATTCGAACGGAGTGCTTTAGCTGGCATTTATTTCGAGTTTTGAAAACATTAGTACTCGTTGCTTTAGGTAAAATTATTACCAGAGCACCCGGCGTTGGAGCCTCTGTTTATATGATGCATTCCATGTTACGAAATTGGAATAGTGATATTTTAATCAATGGCGGATTATTAAAACTAGGGCTGGATATCCAAGATTTGTGGCTTTTGTTTTTGTCGTCCTTGGTGTTTTTGACTGTCAGCTTACTTCAGGAATCAGGAGTACAAATTCGCCAAGCATTATCTAAGCAGAATATATTGTTCCGCTGGTTCATTTATTTGGCGGCAATTTTCTCGTTAATTATGTTTGGCGTATATGGCTTGAATTATAACGCCTCCGACTTTATTTATAGGGGGTTTTAAAATGAAAGGATGTTTCAGAATCGTGACAAGGTGTATTGCCTTTTTTATCGTTTTTTCAATCATATTTTCCAATACCTCTGATTATTTACGGCGCCCAGATGATGAATCCGATGAAATCCATGCTTTTTACAATGAACCAAAGGATTCCATTGATGTACTCTTTATGGGGAGCAGTCCCATTTTGCGAGGGGTATCCCCAATGGTAATGTGGGATCAGGAGGGGTTTACCAGTTATGTTCGGGCATCAGCACTACAGGCACCCTCTGTTACCTACGGTCTTATGGGGGAATCCTTGGAGTATCAAAAGCCTGAACTGGTAGTGCTTTTATGTGATAACATTTTCCTTGATTTTGACTATGTTGAGAGGGAAGGTGATTTGAGAAGGGCTTTGGATGGTATGAAAATATCTAAGTATAAATTTGAAATTGTGAATGAGATTACTTCTGCGGATGACAGGCAAACACTACTCTCCTATATGTTTCCACTGTTTCGGTATCATGAACGTTGGAAAGAAGTAGATTGGGCTGAGGCAGAGCCAGCCCCCCTTATGGAACATTCTTTTAAAAAAGGAAATGTTTTTCTAAGAGGTGGTGAACCCTTGGAGTATCCGGAAAATTTCATGATGCCTTCTGATGAGGCTTCTCCTGCATTTAATGAAAGTGCGAAAAGCTATATTGAGAAGACCATACAACTTTGCAAGGAAAAAGATATACCTGTATTGATGCTTCATATGCCCAAAATGTTATGGAGCTATGAACAAAGCTCAGCAATGGAGGATTTTGCAAAGGAAATGGGAGTGGATTATTTGGACTGTGACCGACAGGAAGTTCGGGACATGTTGAATTTAGATCCAGCCGTGGATTATTATGATCAAGGACATATGAATTTAGGTGGTTCTATCAAATTTTCTCAATGGTTTGGAGCATATCTTGACAACACCTATGACTTGCCTGACCATAGAAATGAGGAAGCATATAAAAGCTGGAAGGAAGACTACAAAGCTTACGCAGACAAAACAAAATAGCGAACACTTTTTCCTGAGCAACAATCGATGAAATGACAATTTTTCTGCGAAGATACACTATTTTAGAATATTTACTGAGAAATAAATTGTAGAAAAAATTGAAAACCTGTTTTGCCCTATGGCTTTACAGGTTTTTTGTTTAGCATGAAAAATGATTTTCAGCATAGAATCAACTTCTGATGAATAGTTTTGTAGTAAGACTAGATGAGTGAGGATAGCCATGGAAAATGATAAGTACCCATATGTAAACTTACCACTGCCCTATGCATATGATGCTTTGGAGCCTTTTATTGATGCACAAACTATGGAAATACACCATGACAAGTATTTGCAAAACTATATTAATAATCTAAATAATACGATTAAAGATTATCCTGAGTTACAGCAGTTAACCCTAGAGGAATTGATCAGAAATGCTGTTTATTTATTGGATCCTTTACGGATACCCATACAGAATAACGGTGGGGGAGTATATAATCATCGTATTTATTTTAATGGATTGCAGCCACCAACAGGAGTGCGCCCTCAGGGCAGACTGATTGACATGATTGAGGCGCAATTTGGAAGCTTGGACAATTTTTTAATTGTTTTTAAGACAGAGGCTTTGAAAATATTTGGTTCTGGCTATACTTGGCTGGTTTTTGACAATGGAAAATTAAGAATTATTACAATGCCCAATCAAAACAGCCCTCTTTTATTAAACTATTGTCCCATTATTGCTTTGGATGTTTGGGAACATGCATATTTTTTAAAGCACTATTATATGAGAGGTGCTTATATTGATGATTGGATGCAGGTTATTAACTGGGATGTAGCCAATCAAAATTATATGGAGTGCCTTAGCAATTTCAACAAAGAGGATGTCATTACTGATGTAAATGAGTAAAGAAAAACTTTATTAAAAAATTAAAGGGACATAAGGCAAAAGGCCTTGTGTCCCTTTAAAATTGTAAAGGTAAGATACAATTCTAGTTAGTTATACAACTTTAATATTCCATTTCTGCATCCAATAATTAATTTGAACCACATAAGCCAGCATTTGCGGTCCTGCCATGAGCTGACCGTACCAAGGCTTTCCGTAATCGGATGGGCTTTTTAGGAAGGTTTCCACTTTTTTTCGGTCTAAAAACTGTAGCACGGGAGAAGAAGAATCCTCCATAATTTCCGTAACCATAGAAGCCAGCAAGGTTTCATAATTTTTGTCATAAATTTTGGGGTAAGGGGACTTTCTCCGGAATAAAACATCGTCGGGAATTAACCCGATGCCGCATTCTCTTAATAATGATTTTACCACATCATTTCTTGTTTTCATTTCCCATGGTACATTCCACACATATTCAATAAGCCTATGGTCTGCAAAAGGAACCCTTGCTTCTAATCCGCTGTACATACTGGTTCGATCCATACGGTCTAATAGGGTTTGCATAAACCATTTCTGATTTAGGTATGCAATTTCTCTTCTGCGGGCTTCTTGGGGAGTATCCTCTGCTAATTTGGGTGTCTCGCTGACGGATTTTGCATATGTCTTTGCTACATAATCATCCATATCAAGATATTCAATGAAATCGTCCTTTAACAAAACCTTTCTTGCTTCTAAATCCATTGTCCAGGGGAAGGTGTTTGCTTCAAAGCATTCTTTTTTATGGAACCAAGGATAACCGCCAAAAATTTCGTCAGCACATTCTCCTGTTAATGCTACTTTATTATACTGCTTTACTTTGGAACAAAAATATAAAATGGAGGAATCAATATCTGCCATGGCCGGTAAATCTCTGGCATCCACAGAATCCTTCAAGCAATTGGTTTGATCTTGAATACTGCATTCCAAGTAGCGATGGTTGCTATTTAGGTGCTTCACCATAATATCCACGAAAGGCCTATCTTGAGAAGGCTGAAAGGAGGAAGCTTTAAAATATTTCTCATTTCCTACAAAATCAAAAGAAAAAGTGTTTAACTGCTCTCCTTTTTTGGCTAGCTCTGCAGCACAGACAGCGGAAACCAAACTGCTATCTACACCGCCGGACAAAAAGGTACAGATAGGTACATGGGATACCATTTGCCGTTTGATGGAATCAATGAGCAATTCCTTTGTTTTTTCTACGGTTGTTGCATAATCATCTTCATGGACGTGGCTTTCCAGCTTCCAATAACAATTTGAATGAACTCCTGAAGGGGAGAACATCATGTAATAACCCGGTAGGAGCTCGTCAATTCCTTTAAACACGCCTTTGCCATAGGTTTTTGCCGGTCCAATGCTGAAAACCTCGTTAAGTCCTTCTTTATCTACCTTGGGCTCAATGCCTGGATAGGCAAAAATACCCTTGATTTCAGATGAGAACACAACTTCATGATCAAAAATGGAATAAAAGAGAGGTTTTATGCCGGATCGATCACGATAAAGCAGCATCATATTTTTTATGGGGTCGTAGATGGCAAAGGCAAAAATGCCGTTCAGTTGTTTTACAAAATCCGCTCCATACTCCATATAACTCACTAATATAACCTCTGTATCCGAATCAGTATCAAACGTCCAACCCTTTGACAAAAGGTTTTCCCGTAACTCGTCGGTATTATAAAGTTCACCATTGTAAACAATGGCCCAAGTTTCACCGCTCATGGTTCTTGTAATCGGCTGATGTCCGGTTTTTAAGTCAATGATAGAAAGCCTTGCATGAGCAAAGCCGGCATTTGAAGTTAAAAAAGCTCCACAGTCATCAGGGCCTCTATGACGTTGAACGGTATACATGTCTTCTAAAATTTTTGAGTAATAGGCTTTTTGTTCCAGATAATCTTTTTTGGGATTGAAAAATCCGGCAATGCCGCACATAGTATACGCCTCCTAATTGCTAAATTAAAATACAAGCTAAAATAAAGGTAAAGAGAAAACCAATTCCTACTGGTAGTAGGTTTTTTCTAGCCAATTCTATTGGGTTAACATTACAAATGGCTGCGGCGGGAATTAATCCCCAAGGAACAATGGTGCCACCGCCTACAAAAATTGCTGAAATCTGACCTAAAGTTGCCAAAATGGGAACGGAGCAATGAACTGCTGTTCCAAAAGTGTTTGCTAAAACACCAACCAGAGGAAGGCCGGAGAAACCGGAGCCATCAAGACCTGTTAAACCGCCGATGACCATTTGAATAAATACAACGACATATTTATTTAATGGGGTTATGCCAGCTAACCAGATTGCCCAGTCGTTTAAAATACCACTTTGATATTGTTCCCCTAAAATATAGGTAATACCATCACCGCCCAAGAAGAAAAAGCCGCCGATGATGATAACGGGAGCAAAAATTTTAATGGCAAACAAAAATCCATCTTTAATATAGTACGTAACTTTTTCTAGGCTTTTTTGTTTAAAACCGATGATAGAAGAAATAATCATAACCAGC is a genomic window containing:
- a CDS encoding MBOAT family O-acyltransferase, which translates into the protein MAFTSVQFVVFLVLAATLYFLTPKRYRWVTLLIVNYVFYFFAGAGYFLYLLATTITIFLGGLKLGNMSAKNKADFAAIKGTLDKEQKKAWKANFIKRKRAVLIPTMLFNLGILAVLKYSGFVGGNLNALFGRFSINLEMPVYSFLLPLGISFYTFQSVGYLIDVYREKYEPERNLAQFALFISFFPQIVQGPIGRYNDLAEQLYRPNSFSYERVKFGVQLMLWGAFKKLVIADRAKVIVDTVFGYPETFGGTYVAVAALVYCIQLYGDFSGGIDIATGAAQVLGIQLEKNFERPYLATSIPDFWRRWHITLGAWFRDYVFYPLSLSKFFTKVGKKGRQLFGNYIGKLLPVLIPQFIIFFLIGIWHGAEWKYIAFGFYNGTLIVLGILFDQPLKKLIQKFEIRTECFSWHLFRVLKTLVLVALGKIITRAPGVGASVYMMHSMLRNWNSDILINGGLLKLGLDIQDLWLLFLSSLVFLTVSLLQESGVQIRQALSKQNILFRWFIYLAAIFSLIMFGVYGLNYNASDFIYRGF
- a CDS encoding superoxide dismutase; protein product: MENDKYPYVNLPLPYAYDALEPFIDAQTMEIHHDKYLQNYINNLNNTIKDYPELQQLTLEELIRNAVYLLDPLRIPIQNNGGGVYNHRIYFNGLQPPTGVRPQGRLIDMIEAQFGSLDNFLIVFKTEALKIFGSGYTWLVFDNGKLRIITMPNQNSPLLLNYCPIIALDVWEHAYFLKHYYMRGAYIDDWMQVINWDVANQNYMECLSNFNKEDVITDVNE
- the asnB gene encoding asparagine synthase (glutamine-hydrolyzing) — its product is MCGIAGFFNPKKDYLEQKAYYSKILEDMYTVQRHRGPDDCGAFLTSNAGFAHARLSIIDLKTGHQPITRTMSGETWAIVYNGELYNTDELRENLLSKGWTFDTDSDTEVILVSYMEYGADFVKQLNGIFAFAIYDPIKNMMLLYRDRSGIKPLFYSIFDHEVVFSSEIKGIFAYPGIEPKVDKEGLNEVFSIGPAKTYGKGVFKGIDELLPGYYMMFSPSGVHSNCYWKLESHVHEDDYATTVEKTKELLIDSIKRQMVSHVPICTFLSGGVDSSLVSAVCAAELAKKGEQLNTFSFDFVGNEKYFKASSFQPSQDRPFVDIMVKHLNSNHRYLECSIQDQTNCLKDSVDARDLPAMADIDSSILYFCSKVKQYNKVALTGECADEIFGGYPWFHKKECFEANTFPWTMDLEARKVLLKDDFIEYLDMDDYVAKTYAKSVSETPKLAEDTPQEARRREIAYLNQKWFMQTLLDRMDRTSMYSGLEARVPFADHRLIEYVWNVPWEMKTRNDVVKSLLRECGIGLIPDDVLFRRKSPYPKIYDKNYETLLASMVTEIMEDSSSPVLQFLDRKKVETFLKSPSDYGKPWYGQLMAGPQMLAYVVQINYWMQKWNIKVV